One window of Phycisphaeraceae bacterium genomic DNA carries:
- the argB gene encoding acetylglutamate kinase: MSASGPLIVKIGGTTLENQAEQDELWKSLVALAVSHAGGLILVHGGGKAVDRLMDRLAIKPQRVQGLRVTPDEQIPEIVGVLAGTVNKSLVGCIRRAGGRGVGLSLGDGAMLTCRKVAPIPTESGPADLGRVGEVAGGNAELARTLLQHGYIPVLCSIGLDESGKPLNLNADDAAAGLARALKASALVLLTDVEGIKNKAGSLVPQATPEEIERLIASGDVYGGMIPKTRAAAKVANETGADVVILSGDRPEHLLRWSKGEQVGTRITAS, translated from the coding sequence GTGAGCGCATCCGGGCCGCTCATCGTGAAGATCGGCGGCACAACGCTGGAAAACCAGGCGGAACAGGATGAGCTGTGGAAGTCGCTCGTCGCGCTCGCAGTGTCGCACGCCGGCGGTCTGATCCTCGTGCACGGGGGCGGCAAAGCGGTTGACAGGCTGATGGATCGGCTGGCAATCAAGCCGCAGCGCGTGCAGGGATTGCGGGTCACGCCCGACGAACAGATCCCCGAGATCGTCGGAGTTCTTGCGGGCACGGTGAATAAATCGCTCGTCGGGTGTATTCGGCGCGCGGGTGGCAGGGGTGTCGGACTTTCGCTGGGCGACGGGGCGATGCTGACATGCCGCAAGGTCGCGCCGATCCCGACGGAATCGGGACCGGCGGATCTTGGGAGAGTGGGCGAGGTTGCTGGCGGCAACGCGGAATTGGCGCGCACCCTGCTTCAACACGGCTACATCCCGGTTCTCTGTTCGATCGGTCTCGATGAGTCCGGCAAGCCGCTCAATCTGAACGCCGACGATGCCGCGGCGGGGTTGGCAAGAGCGCTCAAGGCCTCTGCCCTCGTGCTGCTTACCGATGTCGAGGGAATCAAGAACAAGGCGGGTAGCCTCGTTCCACAAGCGACGCCCGAGGAAATCGAACGATTGATCGCGAGCGGTGATGTCTACGGCGGAATGATCCCAAAGACGCGTGCCGCGGCCAAGGTCGCGAACGAGACAGGAGCGGATGTCGTCATCCTTTCCGGCGATCGACCGGAGCATCTGCTTCGCTGGTCGAAGGGTGAGCAGGTGGGGACGCGGATCACCGCCTCGTGA